In Capsicum annuum cultivar UCD-10X-F1 chromosome 11, UCD10Xv1.1, whole genome shotgun sequence, one genomic interval encodes:
- the LOC107848644 gene encoding kirola-like, producing the protein MGVKGKLTASIEVECGGHLFHDLYQKNPHQISNISPNNVNHFEIHEGETVKVDSIVSWKYNEDGTNKIVKEVIEAIDLEKKSITWKVIEGDLLELYNSSIITSFEDLWATCTLVYEKKTEDTPEPLVTLGFMINLYKDMEGHFLN; encoded by the exons ATGGGTGTGAAAGGCAAGTTAACCGCTTCAATAGAAGTGGAGTGTGGAGGACACTTGTTTCATGACCTTTATCAAAAGAATCCTCATCAAATATCGAATATAAGCCCTAATAACGTCAATCATTTTGAGATTCATGAAGGTGAAACCGTAAAGGTTGATTCGATTGTTAGTTGGAAATATAATGAAG ACGGAACAAATAAGATTGTTAAGGAAGTGATTGAAGCGATCGATCTTGAGAAGAAATCAATCACCTGGAAAGTGATTGAAGGAGATCTGCTAGAGTTATACAACTCCTCTATTATTACATCCTTTGAAGACCTGTGGGCTACATGTACACTTGTGTATGAGAAAAAAACCGAAGACACTCCAGAGCCTCTTGTTACCTTGGGTTTTATGATTAACTTGTACAAAGATATGGAGGGTCACTTTCTCAACTAA